One region of Oxalobacteraceae bacterium OTU3CAMAD1 genomic DNA includes:
- a CDS encoding molybdopterin molybdotransferase MoeA — MSAPQSPSKPPPRPMLAVAEARALMLAAARPVADTETVPTLNANGRILAHAQVSGMNVPGMDNTQMDGYAVRAADCASGSAVLTVSQRIPAGHVGQPLLPGTAARIFTGAHIPEGADAVVMQEQCELVGNLVTIKHAPKPGEWIRRAGEDITNGSVILPAGARLRSQELGLAASVGLAQLAVKRKLRVAVFFTGDELTMPGEPLAPGAIYNSNRFTLRALLENLGCEITDFGIVPDSLEATRSVLRESARAHDLIITSGGVSVGEEDHIKPAVEAEGKLNMWLIAVKPGKPLAFGEVKDAFFLGLPGNPVASFITFLMFVRPFILRLQGASGEIAPRAFTMRADFDLPKADKRNEFLRARINAAGGLELFSNQSSGVLTSTVWGDGVIDNPPGTTISAGDMVRFIPFSELMY; from the coding sequence ATGAGCGCGCCGCAGTCTCCATCCAAACCGCCACCGAGGCCGATGCTGGCCGTCGCCGAGGCGCGGGCCTTGATGCTGGCGGCCGCGCGGCCCGTGGCCGACACCGAAACGGTGCCGACGCTGAACGCCAACGGCCGCATCCTGGCCCACGCGCAGGTGTCGGGCATGAACGTGCCGGGCATGGACAACACGCAGATGGACGGTTACGCGGTGCGCGCCGCCGATTGCGCCAGCGGCAGCGCGGTGTTGACGGTGTCGCAGCGGATACCGGCCGGCCATGTCGGCCAGCCTTTGCTGCCGGGGACCGCCGCGCGCATCTTCACCGGCGCCCACATACCCGAGGGCGCGGACGCCGTCGTCATGCAGGAGCAGTGCGAGTTGGTGGGCAACCTGGTCACCATCAAGCACGCGCCCAAGCCCGGCGAGTGGATACGCCGGGCCGGCGAGGACATCACCAACGGCAGCGTGATCCTGCCGGCCGGCGCGCGCCTGCGCAGCCAGGAGTTGGGTCTGGCGGCGTCGGTCGGCCTGGCGCAATTGGCGGTCAAGCGCAAGCTGCGCGTGGCCGTGTTTTTCACCGGCGACGAGCTGACCATGCCGGGCGAGCCGCTGGCGCCCGGCGCGATCTACAATTCCAACCGCTTCACCTTGCGCGCGCTGCTGGAGAACCTGGGCTGCGAGATCACCGATTTCGGCATCGTGCCCGATTCGCTCGAGGCCACGCGTTCGGTGCTGCGCGAAAGCGCCCGGGCGCATGATTTGATCATCACCTCCGGCGGCGTGTCCGTTGGCGAGGAAGACCATATCAAGCCGGCGGTCGAGGCGGAGGGCAAGCTCAATATGTGGCTGATCGCCGTCAAGCCGGGCAAGCCGCTGGCGTTCGGCGAGGTCAAGGACGCCTTCTTCCTCGGCCTGCCGGGCAATCCGGTGGCCAGCTTCATCACCTTCCTGATGTTTGTTCGCCCGTTCATCCTGCGCCTGCAGGGAGCGTCCGGCGAGATCGCGCCGCGCGCCTTCACGATGCGCGCCGATTTCGACCTGCCCAAGGCCGACAAGCGCAACGAGTTCCTGCGCGCGCGCATCAACGCCGCCGGCGGTCTTGAGTTGTTCAGCAACCAAAGCTCCGGCGTGCTGACATCGACCGTCTGGGGCGATGGCGTGATCGACAACCCGCCCGGCACCACCATCTCCGCCGGAGATATGGTGCGGTTTATTCCGTTTAGCGAGTTAATGTACTGA
- the thrC gene encoding threonine synthase: protein MQYVSTRAAASAASSSPQQFSDILLGGLAVDGGLFLPSAYPQVSGAELDAWRQLSYADLAFEILKKFATDIPEADLRALTAKTYTKEVYRNARAGEKASQITPLRVLEEGDNGTKLVLQALSNGPTLAFKDMAMQLLGNLFEYTLAKQNAELNIFGATSGDTGSAAEYAMRGKKGIRVFMLSPHQKMSAFQTAQMFSLQDPNIFNIAIEGVFDDAQDMVKAVSNDLPFKTKQKIGTVNSINWARVVAQVVYYFRGYLSATTSNDQKVSFTVPSGNFGNICAGHIARMMGLPIDKLIAATNENDVLDEFFRTGVYRVRKSAETYHTSSPSMDISKASNFERFIYDLVGRDGERTRALFHKVETQGGFDLSGKPGSDGDEFKLVSKYGFKSGKSTHDDRLNTIRDVADDYGIVIDTHTADGIKVARENLEPGVTMIVLETALAAKFNETILDALGEDAERPEGFENIEDLPQKFVVMKPDVEKMKAYIAANTGL from the coding sequence ATGCAATACGTGTCTACCCGCGCCGCCGCATCGGCCGCTTCGTCGTCTCCCCAACAATTTTCGGACATTCTGCTCGGCGGCCTGGCCGTCGACGGCGGCCTGTTCCTGCCGTCGGCCTACCCGCAGGTCAGCGGCGCGGAGCTGGACGCGTGGCGCCAGCTGTCCTACGCCGACTTGGCGTTCGAGATCCTGAAGAAGTTCGCCACCGACATCCCGGAAGCGGACCTGCGCGCGCTGACCGCCAAGACCTACACCAAGGAAGTCTATCGCAACGCCCGCGCCGGCGAAAAGGCCAGCCAGATCACGCCGTTGCGCGTGCTGGAAGAAGGCGACAACGGCACCAAACTGGTGCTGCAGGCGCTGTCGAACGGCCCGACCCTGGCCTTCAAGGATATGGCGATGCAGTTGCTGGGCAATCTGTTCGAGTACACCCTGGCCAAGCAGAATGCGGAACTGAACATCTTCGGCGCCACCTCCGGCGACACCGGCAGCGCCGCCGAATACGCGATGCGCGGCAAGAAGGGCATCCGTGTCTTCATGCTGTCGCCGCACCAGAAGATGAGCGCCTTCCAGACCGCGCAGATGTTCAGCCTCCAGGACCCGAACATCTTCAACATCGCCATCGAAGGCGTGTTCGACGACGCCCAGGACATGGTCAAGGCAGTGTCCAACGACCTGCCGTTCAAGACCAAACAAAAAATCGGCACCGTCAATTCGATCAACTGGGCGCGCGTCGTGGCGCAGGTGGTGTACTACTTCCGTGGCTACCTGTCGGCCACCACGTCGAACGATCAGAAGGTCTCGTTCACCGTCCCGTCGGGTAACTTCGGTAACATCTGCGCCGGCCACATCGCCCGCATGATGGGCCTGCCGATCGACAAACTGATCGCCGCCACCAACGAAAACGACGTGCTCGACGAATTCTTCCGCACCGGCGTGTACCGCGTGCGCAAGTCAGCCGAGACCTACCACACCAGCAGCCCGTCGATGGACATCTCCAAGGCGTCCAACTTCGAGCGCTTCATCTACGACCTGGTCGGCCGCGACGGCGAGCGCACCCGCGCGCTGTTCCACAAGGTGGAAACGCAGGGCGGCTTCGACCTGTCGGGCAAGCCTGGCAGCGACGGCGATGAATTCAAGCTGGTGTCCAAGTACGGTTTCAAGTCCGGCAAGTCGACCCATGACGACCGCCTGAACACCATCCGCGACGTCGCCGACGACTACGGCATCGTCATCGACACCCACACCGCCGACGGCATCAAGGTCGCGCGCGAAAACCTGGAACCCGGCGTGACGATGATCGTGCTGGAGACCGCGCTGGCGGCCAAGTTCAACGAAACCATCCTCGACGCGCTGGGCGAGGACGCGGAACGTCCTGAAGGCTTCGAGAACATCGAGGACCTGCCGCAGAAATTCGTGGTCATGAAGCCCGACGTCGAGAAGATGAAGGCTTACATCGCCGCCAACACCGGCCTGTGA
- a CDS encoding EAL domain-containing protein, giving the protein MMKSPAIRKTAPFASMLWACFSALFIVTIAFLLYVWTEKRIDQANELRYVSRSLVQELRQSSDDLTRMARTYVATGDPQYRKNYQEIIDIRDGRQARPQNYDNVYWDLVVEPQQRPRGDGKHVALMELIQNTPFTPAELSLLTRAKDESDRLTAIENKALAMRDFGGDDPLAVAAALALLYDDTYHRAKAAIMEPIAQVNDSVERRSLEAVRSTSSEANLARAGFLLVALMLLALLWRAKRNLDSALGCSVEQLQTAIGRLGRGDVSEPLAVPDGARESVWTWLAGMQQNLARLDGERELALARSQRVGRLYAALSQCNQAIVRSTSEQELFDDICGAVVTYGGMSMAWVGMIGTADGQADTVSPAASAGDGTEYLNNLTISLDEQLPEGRGPIGVCYRSGEPYWCQDFLQAPETAPWHARAARYGWAASASLPLRRKGKIVGFFSAYSTTTGVFDAEVRDLFVEMALDIEFALKNFDHDRKRELTEASLRKSEQHLRTIIETEPECIKVVDAQGRLLEMNAAGLKILEAESLEELQSHVLTDLIMPEYRDAFIALHQRVINGENGHLEFRVQGLKGGQRWLETHAAPMNGANGEQRMLLGITRDITDRKLADERIQYLAHFDPLTGLPNRAQLQEHTLHSLALARRNRESMALMMLDLDHFKDINDSLGHSVGDGLLCELAKRLRQGLREEDIVARLGGDEFIFVLQKAETQDAAEVARKLMELIAQPFRVGTHDLKVTASIGIALYPADGADMETLLQRADAAMYQVKQAGRQDFRFFTAAMQQRAARHLQLVNALRYALERDQMQVVYQPQVSLPDQRIIGAEALLRWSTPELGVVSPAEFIPAAEESGLILPIGAWVLRQAVRQARAWLDEGLPPLVMAVNLSATQFRNTDLPELITQILQEEGLPPEYLELELTEGVALNDPQGAIAMMNNLHERGIRMSIDDFGTGYSSLSHLKKFKVYKLKIDKSFVRDISTDAEDKAIVSAIINMARSLGLKTIAEGVETAEQLEFLQQQHCNEMQGYYFSKPVPEQAFRQLMLEVVA; this is encoded by the coding sequence ATGATGAAGTCCCCCGCCATTCGCAAAACCGCCCCTTTCGCCAGCATGCTGTGGGCCTGCTTCAGCGCCCTGTTCATCGTCACCATCGCCTTCCTGCTCTACGTGTGGACCGAAAAACGCATCGACCAGGCCAACGAGCTGCGTTATGTGTCGCGCAGCCTGGTGCAGGAACTGCGCCAATCGTCCGACGACCTGACGCGCATGGCGCGCACCTACGTGGCCACCGGCGATCCCCAGTACCGGAAAAATTATCAGGAAATCATCGATATCCGCGACGGGCGGCAGGCGCGCCCGCAGAACTACGACAACGTCTACTGGGACCTGGTGGTCGAACCGCAGCAGCGGCCCCGGGGCGACGGCAAACACGTGGCGCTGATGGAGCTGATCCAAAACACCCCGTTCACGCCGGCCGAACTGTCGCTGCTCACCCGCGCCAAGGACGAATCGGACCGCCTGACGGCGATCGAAAACAAGGCGCTGGCGATGCGCGACTTCGGCGGCGACGATCCGCTGGCCGTCGCCGCCGCCCTGGCCCTGCTCTATGACGACACCTATCACCGCGCCAAGGCGGCCATCATGGAGCCGATCGCGCAGGTGAACGACAGCGTCGAGCGGCGCAGCCTGGAGGCGGTCCGCTCGACGTCGAGCGAGGCCAATCTGGCCAGGGCCGGCTTCCTGCTGGTGGCGCTGATGTTGCTGGCGCTGCTGTGGCGCGCGAAGCGCAACCTGGATTCGGCGCTCGGCTGCTCCGTCGAGCAGCTGCAGACCGCCATCGGGCGGCTGGGACGGGGCGACGTCAGCGAACCGCTGGCGGTGCCGGACGGCGCCAGGGAGAGCGTCTGGACCTGGCTGGCCGGCATGCAGCAAAACCTGGCCAGGCTGGATGGCGAACGGGAACTGGCGCTGGCGCGCTCGCAGCGCGTCGGCCGCCTGTACGCGGCGCTGAGCCAGTGCAACCAAGCCATCGTGCGCAGCACCAGCGAGCAGGAACTGTTCGACGATATCTGCGGCGCGGTGGTCACCTATGGCGGCATGTCCATGGCCTGGGTGGGCATGATCGGAACCGCCGACGGCCAGGCGGATACGGTGTCGCCGGCCGCCAGCGCCGGCGACGGCACCGAATACCTGAACAATCTGACCATCTCGCTGGACGAACAACTGCCGGAGGGACGCGGGCCGATCGGCGTCTGCTACCGCAGCGGGGAGCCGTACTGGTGCCAGGACTTCCTGCAGGCGCCCGAAACGGCGCCCTGGCATGCGCGCGCTGCGCGCTATGGCTGGGCGGCGTCGGCATCGCTGCCGTTGCGGCGCAAAGGCAAGATCGTCGGCTTCTTTTCCGCCTATTCCACCACCACCGGCGTGTTCGACGCCGAGGTGCGCGACCTGTTCGTCGAGATGGCGCTCGACATCGAGTTCGCGCTGAAAAATTTCGACCACGACCGCAAACGCGAGCTGACCGAGGCCTCGCTGCGCAAAAGCGAGCAGCATCTGCGCACCATCATCGAGACCGAACCGGAATGTATCAAGGTGGTGGACGCCCAGGGCCGTTTGCTGGAGATGAACGCGGCCGGCCTGAAAATCCTCGAGGCGGAATCGCTGGAGGAGTTGCAGTCGCACGTGCTGACGGACCTGATCATGCCGGAGTACCGCGATGCCTTCATCGCGCTGCACCAGCGCGTCATCAACGGCGAGAACGGCCATCTGGAATTCCGGGTCCAGGGCCTGAAGGGTGGCCAGCGCTGGCTGGAGACCCACGCCGCGCCGATGAACGGCGCCAACGGCGAGCAGCGCATGCTGCTCGGGATCACGCGCGACATCACCGATCGCAAGCTGGCCGACGAACGGATTCAATATCTGGCCCATTTCGATCCCCTGACCGGCCTGCCGAACCGCGCGCAACTGCAAGAACACACGCTGCACTCGCTGGCGCTGGCGCGCCGCAACCGCGAGTCGATGGCGCTGATGATGCTCGATCTGGACCACTTCAAGGACATCAACGATTCGCTTGGCCACAGCGTCGGCGACGGCCTGCTGTGCGAACTGGCCAAGCGCTTGCGCCAGGGCCTGCGCGAGGAGGACATCGTGGCGCGCCTGGGCGGCGACGAATTCATCTTCGTCCTGCAAAAAGCGGAGACGCAAGACGCCGCCGAAGTGGCCCGCAAGCTAATGGAACTGATCGCCCAGCCCTTCCGGGTAGGCACGCACGACCTGAAAGTGACGGCGTCGATCGGCATCGCCCTGTACCCGGCCGACGGCGCAGACATGGAAACACTGCTGCAACGCGCCGACGCCGCCATGTACCAAGTGAAGCAGGCCGGAAGGCAGGACTTCCGCTTCTTCACGGCGGCCATGCAGCAGCGCGCGGCGCGCCATCTGCAATTGGTCAATGCGCTGCGCTACGCGCTGGAACGGGACCAGATGCAAGTGGTGTATCAGCCGCAGGTGTCGCTGCCGGACCAGCGCATCATAGGCGCTGAGGCGCTGCTGCGCTGGTCGACGCCGGAACTTGGCGTGGTGTCGCCGGCCGAATTCATTCCCGCCGCCGAAGAAAGCGGGCTGATACTGCCAATCGGCGCGTGGGTGCTGCGCCAGGCGGTGCGGCAGGCGCGCGCGTGGCTGGACGAGGGCCTGCCGCCGCTGGTCATGGCGGTCAACCTGTCGGCGACGCAGTTCCGCAATACGGATCTGCCGGAGCTGATCACGCAAATTCTACAAGAGGAAGGCTTGCCCCCGGAGTATCTGGAGCTGGAGCTGACCGAGGGCGTGGCGCTGAACGACCCGCAAGGCGCGATCGCCATGATGAACAATCTGCACGAGCGCGGGATACGGATGTCGATCGACGATTTCGGCACCGGCTATTCGTCGCTCAGTCATTTGAAGAAGTTCAAGGTCTACAAGCTGAAGATCGACAAGTCGTTCGTGCGCGACATCAGCACCGACGCCGAGGACAAGGCGATCGTCAGCGCCATCATCAACATGGCGCGCAGCCTGGGGTTGAAGACGATCGCGGAAGGCGTGGAGACGGCCGAACAGCTGGAATTCCTCCAGCAGCAGCATTGCAACGAGATGCAGGGGTATTATTTCAGCAAACCGGTGCCGGAACAGGCGTTCCGGCAGCTGATGCTGGAGGTGGTTGCGTAG
- a CDS encoding L-serine ammonia-lyase, translated as MDMSVFDLFKIGIGPSSSHTVGPMVAARRFLLDCAPLDDVTEVSAELYGSLALTGIGHATDKAVILGLMGETPQDVVPTRVDTQLAEAEAAGELKLLGIHAVPFKRGKNLIFHMAESRAEHPNGMRFTLTRADGATVSKVYYSVGGGFIKEEGEAPQMPSSGDGAASAPAIPYPFDTMDQLLAHGETSGLTIPQMLRANERLKRSEDELNAGIDKIWHVMRDCIAHGLDTAGRLPGGLNVKRRAADLWTQSQSSASQANQLPHDALHQVSLYAMAVNEENAAGGRVVTAPTNGAAGIIPAVLRYYAEDCKPSNPVTGIRDFMLTAAAIGMLCKRNASISGAEIGCQGEVGVACAMAAAGLVAALGGSNNQIENAAEIGIEHHLGMTCDPIGGLVQIPCIERNGMGAVKAITAASLALKGDGTHFVSLDEVIETMRQTGADMQAKYKETSLGGLAIHVITVNHAAC; from the coding sequence ATGGACATGAGCGTTTTCGATTTATTCAAGATCGGCATCGGGCCGTCGAGTTCCCACACGGTGGGACCGATGGTGGCGGCCCGCCGTTTTCTGCTCGACTGCGCTCCGCTGGACGATGTCACCGAGGTGAGCGCCGAGCTGTATGGCTCTCTGGCGCTCACCGGCATCGGCCACGCGACCGACAAGGCGGTGATTCTGGGCCTGATGGGCGAGACGCCGCAGGACGTGGTGCCGACCCGGGTCGACACACAGTTGGCCGAAGCCGAAGCGGCAGGTGAACTGAAGCTGCTGGGAATCCACGCGGTGCCGTTCAAACGCGGCAAGAACCTGATCTTCCACATGGCGGAGTCGCGGGCCGAACACCCGAACGGCATGCGCTTCACGCTGACCCGCGCCGATGGCGCCACCGTCAGCAAAGTCTATTACTCGGTTGGCGGTGGCTTTATCAAGGAGGAGGGCGAGGCGCCGCAGATGCCCTCAAGCGGCGACGGCGCCGCTTCCGCCCCGGCGATTCCGTACCCGTTCGACACGATGGACCAGCTGCTGGCCCACGGCGAAACGAGCGGCCTGACGATCCCGCAAATGCTGCGCGCGAACGAACGCCTCAAACGCAGCGAGGATGAACTGAACGCCGGCATCGACAAGATCTGGCACGTCATGCGCGACTGCATCGCCCATGGCCTCGATACGGCCGGCCGGCTGCCGGGTGGCTTGAACGTCAAGCGCCGCGCCGCCGACTTGTGGACGCAGTCGCAATCGAGCGCCAGCCAGGCCAACCAGCTGCCGCACGACGCGCTGCACCAGGTCAGCCTGTACGCGATGGCCGTCAACGAGGAGAACGCGGCCGGCGGGCGCGTGGTCACGGCGCCGACCAACGGCGCGGCCGGCATCATCCCGGCGGTGCTGCGCTACTACGCGGAGGACTGCAAGCCGAGCAACCCGGTCACCGGTATCCGCGACTTCATGCTGACGGCTGCCGCCATCGGCATGCTTTGCAAGCGCAATGCGTCGATCTCGGGGGCGGAAATCGGTTGCCAGGGCGAGGTCGGCGTGGCCTGCGCGATGGCGGCGGCGGGCCTGGTGGCGGCGCTGGGCGGCTCCAACAACCAGATTGAGAACGCGGCCGAAATCGGCATCGAGCATCATCTCGGCATGACCTGCGATCCGATCGGGGGGCTGGTGCAGATTCCCTGCATCGAGCGTAACGGCATGGGCGCGGTCAAGGCGATTACGGCGGCTTCATTGGCGTTGAAGGGCGACGGCACGCATTTCGTCAGCCTCGATGAAGTGATCGAGACGATGCGCCAGACCGGCGCCGACATGCAGGCCAAGTACAAGGAAACCTCGCTTGGAGGCTTGGCGATCCACGTCATCACCGTCAACCACGCCGCGTGTTAA
- a CDS encoding NAD-dependent epimerase/dehydratase family protein, with the protein MEQQRILVIGANGQIGSELVEALAAKHGAQNVIASDISPTNLYNAARYTPLNVLDKQALSTLVTEEGITQVYQLAAMLSATGEAAPLKAWTLNMDGLLNILEVARERGIIGKPLKVFWPSSIAAFGPNTPAVNTPQTTVMDPTTIYGISKLAGERLCEYYFIKYGVDVRSIRYPGIISFKSPPGGGTTDYAIAIFHSALRGERYECFLGPQTTLPMIYMPDAIRATIELMEAPAEQVKVRSAYNVAGVSFNPEQLAAAITRAVPDFKIAYKPDSRQAIADTWPQSLDDATATADWGWKARIGIEEMVADMLANVDVRLSKAA; encoded by the coding sequence ATGGAACAACAACGCATCCTCGTCATCGGCGCCAACGGCCAAATCGGCAGTGAACTGGTGGAGGCGCTGGCCGCCAAACACGGCGCGCAAAACGTCATCGCCAGCGACATCAGCCCGACCAATTTGTACAACGCGGCGCGCTACACGCCGCTCAATGTGCTGGACAAGCAGGCGCTGTCCACCTTGGTGACGGAGGAGGGCATCACCCAGGTGTACCAACTGGCGGCGATGCTGTCGGCCACCGGCGAGGCCGCGCCGCTGAAGGCGTGGACGTTGAACATGGACGGCTTGCTCAATATCCTCGAAGTGGCGCGCGAGCGCGGCATCATCGGCAAGCCGCTGAAGGTCTTCTGGCCGTCGTCGATCGCCGCCTTCGGCCCGAACACGCCGGCCGTGAACACCCCGCAAACGACGGTGATGGACCCGACCACAATCTACGGCATCAGCAAACTGGCCGGCGAGCGTCTGTGCGAGTACTACTTCATCAAGTACGGCGTCGATGTGCGCAGCATCCGCTACCCTGGCATCATCAGCTTCAAATCGCCACCGGGCGGCGGCACCACCGATTATGCGATCGCGATCTTCCATTCGGCGCTGCGCGGCGAGCGGTATGAATGCTTCCTCGGCCCGCAGACCACGCTGCCGATGATCTACATGCCCGATGCGATCCGCGCCACCATCGAATTGATGGAAGCGCCGGCCGAACAGGTCAAGGTGCGTTCGGCCTACAACGTCGCCGGCGTGTCGTTCAATCCGGAGCAACTGGCCGCCGCCATCACCCGCGCCGTGCCGGACTTCAAAATCGCCTACAAGCCGGACAGCCGCCAAGCCATCGCCGACACGTGGCCGCAAAGCCTGGACGACGCCACCGCGACGGCCGACTGGGGCTGGAAGGCACGAATCGGTATCGAGGAGATGGTGGCCGACATGCTGGCCAACGTCGACGTCCGCCTGAGCAAAGCGGCGTAA
- the kbl gene encoding glycine C-acetyltransferase, translating to MSDQAKSTFFSGLQQNLDQLRDQGLYKPERVLASRQGSEVVAQDGSTLINMCANNYLGLSGEEWVARASIEATEKYGYGLSSVRFICGTQTVHKQLEQAISKFLGTEDTILYAAAFDANGGVFEPLFDENDAIISDALNHASIIDGIRLCKAARFRYAHNDMADLEAQLQAAAGKRHKVIVTDGVFSMDGTIAQLDKICDLADKYGALVMIDECHASGFMGATGRGTHEHHNVMGRVDIITGTLGKALGGAMGGFTSARKEVIDMLRQKSRPYLFSNTLAPSIAGASLAVLERLSQSTELRDRLHENTAYFRKEIERIGFTIKPGTHPVVPVMLFDAPVAQKFAARMYELGVLLSGFFYPVVPMGQARVRVQLSAAHTREQLDTVLKAFEQAGTELGLLKK from the coding sequence ATGAGCGACCAAGCAAAAAGCACCTTCTTCAGCGGCCTGCAGCAAAACCTGGATCAATTGCGCGATCAGGGCCTGTACAAGCCGGAGCGCGTGCTCGCTTCGCGCCAGGGTTCCGAAGTGGTCGCCCAGGATGGCAGTACGCTGATCAATATGTGCGCCAACAACTACCTCGGCCTGTCCGGCGAGGAGTGGGTGGCCAGGGCATCGATCGAGGCGACCGAAAAATACGGTTACGGCCTGTCGTCGGTGCGTTTCATCTGCGGCACCCAGACCGTCCACAAACAACTGGAACAGGCGATCTCCAAATTCCTCGGCACCGAGGACACGATCCTGTACGCGGCCGCCTTCGACGCCAACGGCGGCGTGTTCGAGCCGCTGTTCGACGAGAACGACGCCATCATCTCCGACGCGTTGAACCACGCCTCCATCATCGACGGCATCCGCCTGTGCAAGGCCGCGCGCTTCCGCTACGCCCACAACGACATGGCCGACCTGGAAGCGCAGCTGCAAGCGGCGGCCGGCAAGCGCCATAAAGTCATCGTCACCGACGGCGTGTTCTCGATGGACGGCACCATCGCCCAGCTGGACAAAATCTGCGACCTGGCCGACAAATACGGCGCGCTGGTGATGATCGACGAATGCCACGCTTCCGGCTTCATGGGCGCGACCGGCCGTGGCACCCACGAGCACCACAACGTCATGGGCCGCGTCGACATCATCACCGGCACCCTGGGCAAGGCCCTGGGCGGCGCGATGGGCGGCTTCACCTCCGCCCGCAAGGAAGTGATCGACATGCTGCGCCAGAAATCGCGTCCCTACCTGTTCTCGAACACCTTGGCGCCGTCGATCGCCGGCGCCTCGCTGGCGGTGCTGGAGCGCCTGTCGCAGTCGACCGAACTGCGCGACCGCCTGCACGAGAACACCGCCTACTTCCGCAAGGAGATCGAGCGTATCGGCTTCACCATCAAGCCGGGTACCCACCCGGTGGTTCCTGTCATGTTGTTCGATGCGCCCGTCGCGCAGAAATTCGCGGCACGAATGTATGAGCTGGGCGTTCTGCTCAGCGGCTTCTTCTACCCGGTGGTCCCGATGGGCCAAGCGCGCGTGCGTGTCCAACTGTCTGCCGCGCATACGCGCGAACAGCTCGACACCGTGCTTAAAGCATTCGAACAGGCGGGCACAGAGCTTGGCCTGCTTAAAAAATAA
- a CDS encoding XRE family transcriptional regulator produces MKTPVSTNAPPEVGAALQRLRLARGLTLEDLSRIAGVSKSMLSQIEREKANPTIAITWRLSNALGVQIGELLSTAEKESETIRVLDAHETPTLPGNHAGYVLRILGPMELAGKYEWYELTLSPGGELASQGHDPGAQEHVTLLHGSVEVEVGNTKKKVKLGGTARYPGDQQHTIRNVGKTEAKALLVVIHR; encoded by the coding sequence ATGAAAACACCTGTTTCGACGAACGCACCACCCGAGGTCGGCGCCGCCTTGCAACGTTTGCGCCTGGCGCGCGGCCTCACCCTGGAAGACCTGTCGCGCATCGCCGGGGTCTCCAAATCGATGCTGTCGCAGATCGAGCGCGAAAAGGCCAATCCGACCATCGCCATCACCTGGCGGCTATCGAACGCGCTGGGCGTGCAGATCGGCGAACTGCTGTCGACGGCGGAAAAGGAATCCGAGACCATCCGCGTGCTGGACGCCCACGAGACCCCCACCCTTCCCGGCAACCACGCCGGCTACGTGCTGCGCATCCTCGGGCCGATGGAGCTGGCAGGTAAGTATGAATGGTATGAGCTGACCTTGTCGCCCGGTGGGGAGCTGGCGTCGCAAGGGCACGATCCGGGGGCGCAGGAGCATGTCACGCTGCTGCATGGATCGGTGGAGGTGGAGGTGGGGAATACCAAGAAGAAGGTCAAGCTGGGCGGCACGGCGCGCTACCCGGGCGACCAGCAGCACACCATACGCAACGTCGGCAAGACCGAGGCGAAGGCCTTATTGGTTGTTATACACCGGTAA